Proteins encoded within one genomic window of Theobroma cacao cultivar B97-61/B2 chromosome 7, Criollo_cocoa_genome_V2, whole genome shotgun sequence:
- the LOC18594802 gene encoding uncharacterized protein LOC18594802 produces MVSLGRSKNMSPFTAALNSRLLPRERQKRGKLKKQGSSMMRGLTAQMEEVTSEQERRKEEQRQLKDKLKAIEAKCDQLRKETAIVIQQSASTQIRLALMFEILRARENRDFTKAAQLAQSLRELIMKQKA; encoded by the exons ATGGTTTCGCTGGGCAGAAGCAAGAACATGTCCCCCTTTACCGCAGCACTAAATTCAAGATTACTGCCAAGGGAACGTCAG AAAAGAGGGAAGTTGAAAAAGCAGGGCAGCAGTATGATGAGAGGGTTGACAGCACAGATGGAAGAGGTTACTTCGGAACAAGAAAGGAGGAAAGAGGAGCAAAGACAACTAAAAGACAAACTTAAAGCCATAGAAGCTAAATGTGACCAACTCCGCAAAGAGACCGCCATCGTAATACAGCAGAGTGCCAGCACCCAAATCCGGCTCGCTCTCATGTTTGAAATCTTAAGAgcaagagaaaatagagactTTACCAAAGCAGCTCAACTTGCTCAATCTCTTCG TGAACTCATAATGAAACAGAAGGCATAG